One genomic window of Daphnia pulex isolate KAP4 chromosome 12, ASM2113471v1 includes the following:
- the LOC124209099 gene encoding probable ubiquitin carboxyl-terminal hydrolase 16 has translation MQRMVIWPLPMTRRGYTLDDCLTNYLADADMSDRECFRCGNREAVMKRTVVSWPRVFVICLQRFSNGAKDEAPICFSEIWQPREKDVEPDREYILQAVVTHLGQTIECGHYVCQCRGSDGVIRSFNDDRVTSKLWDEYAAEAYLLFFVEQ, from the exons ATGCAACGTATGGTGATTTGGCCGCTACCAATGACTCGAAGAGGATACACTCTCGATGACTGCTTGACAAATTACTTGGCGGACGCGGACATGAGCGACAGGGAGTGCTTTCGTTGTGGTAATCGCGAAGCCGTCATGAAGAGGACTGTCGTGTCGTGGCCCCG TGTCTTTGTGATTTGTCTTCAACGCTTTTCCAACGGGGCGAAAGATGAAGCGCCCATTTGTTTTTCGGAAATTTGGCAACCCCGCGAAAAGGACGTTGAGCCCGACCGCGAATACATTTTGCAAGCTGTTGTGACTCATCTCGGCCAAACGATTGAATGTG GTCACTATGTCTGCCAGTGTAGAGGCAGCGATGGAGTCATACGAAGTTTCAACGATGATCGCGTCACCAGCAAGCTATGGGATGAATACGCTGCCGAGGCAtatctccttttctttgtaGAGCAGTAG